One genomic window of Gossypium hirsutum isolate 1008001.06 chromosome D11, Gossypium_hirsutum_v2.1, whole genome shotgun sequence includes the following:
- the LOC107933857 gene encoding probable disease resistance protein At4g27220 isoform X2: MSLPRLPKKHRTLIAKRTSVQQDVDVAERNGEKIKADVLDWRQRVEKVVTEKEKKVKDLEVKAKTKRFFGLCPNIKSRYQLSRKAEEAAATFDELIKDCQFERVGYHDVPGPIVHPDFEAFKSREEVFDDIMESLKDATTGMIGVYGMAGVGKTSLVKEVERQLHEVKLFDSVVRAIVSRIPDIKEIQEQIAYSLGLKLEENSPVVRARRLCERLRKEKNVLIILDDLWKKLDLEEVGIPFGSRHKGCKILLTTRDQNVLSNGMDATKTFAIGDLENEEAWEFFRKIAGDSFESNEELRSTAIKVAEKCARLSLALATVARALRNKPLFVWRDALRQLQRPYLEKSSNEISAEVHSAIELSINHLPSEDLKQIFLLCSLLRRDTRFEDLLRYAHGLGLIKGVNTVKAARDRLLKMLSTLKESCLLLDSKSTNEEYFDVHDLTYIVAKSMASKDNQVLALTEEDNDEDEDAVTDWPNGESMKECNKIILQHPSINKLPDQLNCPQLFLFFLLSNDLSLTLPDNFFKEAKSLQVLDLTRMHFSSLPSSIGLLTSLSTLCLDCCNLGDNLTIIGALKNLNVLSLAGSDIKIVPKDTWQLLKLKLLDVSGCTKNNFSRRVAKFVKIRRIIYGWHFYSMGTTQC, encoded by the exons ATGTCTCTTCCGAGGCTGCCAAAG AAACACAGGACGTTGATTGCAAAAAGAACAAGTGTGCAACAAGATGTTGATGTTGCAGAAAGGAACGGGGAGAAGATTAAAGCCGATGTCCTGGATTGGCGCCAGCGAGTGGAGAAGGTTGTCACTGAAAAGGAGAAGAAAGTGaaggatcttgaagtcaaagcgAAGACCAAGCGCTTCTTTGGCTTGTGTCCTAACATCAAGTCTCGCTACCAGCTTAGCAGGAAAGCTGAAGAAGCTGCTGCCACTTTTGATGAGCTTATCAAAGATTGCCAATTTGAGCGCGTGGGATACCATGATGTTCCTGGACCCATAGTCCATCCAGACTTTGAGGCATTTAAATCAAGAGAGGAGGTTTTCGATGATATCATGGAGTCACTGAAAGATGCAACAACAGGCATGATTGGAGTGTACGGGATGGCTGGTGTGGGCAAAACATCTCTGGTCAAAGAAGTTGAGAGACAACTCCATGAGGTTAAGTTATTCGATTCAGTAGTCAGGGCAATTGTATCTCGAATTCCTGACATTAAGGAAATCCAAGAGCAAATAGCATACTCATTGGGTTTGAAGCTTGAAGAAAACAGTCCGGTTGTAAGAGCCCGTAGATTGTGTGAAAGATTGAGGAAGGAGAAAAATGTTCTTATTATTTTGGATGATCTTTGGAAGAAACTGGATCTAGAGGAAGTCGGAATTCCATTTGGAAGTCGACACAAAGGATGCAAAATACTGTTGACCACAAGAGATCAAAATGTTCTAAGCAACGGGATGGATGCTACAAAGACCTTTGCAATTGGTGATTTAGAAAACGAAGAAGCTTGGGAGTTCTTTAGGAAGATTGCCGGGGACAGTTTTGAAAGTAACGAGGAGCTGCGATCTACAGCAATTAAGGTAGCCGAGAAATGTGCAAGATTATCACTCGCCCTTGCAACAGTTGCAAGGGCGTTGCGAAATAAACCTTTATTTGTTTGGAGGGATGCTTTACGACAACTACAGAGGCCTTACTTGGAAAAAAGCTCCAATGAGATATCTGCTGAGGTACATTCGGCTATTGAGCTGAGTATCAATCATTTACCGAGTGAAGACCTCAAGCAGATTTTCCTGCTTTGCAGTTTACTGCGTCGTGACACTAGGTTTGAAGACTTGTTGAGATATGCTCATGGTTTGGGTCTAATTAAAGGAGTCAACACCGTGAAAGCAGCACGAGATAGGCTGTTAAAAATGCTGAGTACTCTCAAAGAATCTTGTCTGTTGCTTGATAGTAAAAGTACCAATGAGGAGTACTTTGATGTGCATGATCTTACTTATATTGTAGCCAAATCAATGGCTTCAAAGGACAATCAAGTGCTTGCTTTAACAGAGGAGGATAATGATGAGGATGAGGATGCTGTAACAGATTGGCCAAATGGAGAGTCAATGAAAGAGTGCAACAAGATTATTTTGCAGCATCCTAGTATCAACAAGCTTCCTGACCAGTTGAATTGTCCacagctttttcttttctttttattaagcAATGATCTCTCCTTGACTTTGCCGGATAACTTCTTCAAGGAAGCAAAAAGTCTTCAAGTCTTAGATTTGACTCGCATGCATTTTTCTTCTTTACCTTCATCAATTGGTCTCCTAACTAGCCTCAGTACATTGTGCCTAGATTGCTGCAATTTGGGAGATAACCTAACCATTATTGGAGCTCTCAAGAACTTAAATGTGCTTAGCCTTGCTGGATCTGATATCAAAATTGTACCCAAGGATACTTGGCAGTTGTTGAAGCTAAAGTTGTTAGATGTAAGTGGTTGTACTAAAAACAATTTCAGCAGACGTGTTGCCAAGTTTGTCAAAATTAGAAGAATTATATATGGGTGGCACTTCTATTCAATGGGGACAACCCAATGCTAG
- the LOC107933857 gene encoding probable disease resistance protein At4g27220 isoform X1, with translation MEAIGTGAAANVSSEAAKGIFHQVKRHIRYVVFYQKIVDKFEQKHRTLIAKRTSVQQDVDVAERNGEKIKADVLDWRQRVEKVVTEKEKKVKDLEVKAKTKRFFGLCPNIKSRYQLSRKAEEAAATFDELIKDCQFERVGYHDVPGPIVHPDFEAFKSREEVFDDIMESLKDATTGMIGVYGMAGVGKTSLVKEVERQLHEVKLFDSVVRAIVSRIPDIKEIQEQIAYSLGLKLEENSPVVRARRLCERLRKEKNVLIILDDLWKKLDLEEVGIPFGSRHKGCKILLTTRDQNVLSNGMDATKTFAIGDLENEEAWEFFRKIAGDSFESNEELRSTAIKVAEKCARLSLALATVARALRNKPLFVWRDALRQLQRPYLEKSSNEISAEVHSAIELSINHLPSEDLKQIFLLCSLLRRDTRFEDLLRYAHGLGLIKGVNTVKAARDRLLKMLSTLKESCLLLDSKSTNEEYFDVHDLTYIVAKSMASKDNQVLALTEEDNDEDEDAVTDWPNGESMKECNKIILQHPSINKLPDQLNCPQLFLFFLLSNDLSLTLPDNFFKEAKSLQVLDLTRMHFSSLPSSIGLLTSLSTLCLDCCNLGDNLTIIGALKNLNVLSLAGSDIKIVPKDTWQLLKLKLLDVSGCTKNNFSRRVAKFVKIRRIIYGWHFYSMGTTQC, from the coding sequence atggaagcaATTGGTACTGGTGCTGCTGCCAATGTCTCTTCCGAGGCTGCCAAAGGTATTTTCCACCAAGTTAAACGTCATATTAGATATGTAGTCTTCTACCAGAAAATTGTTGACAAGTTCGAGCAGAAACACAGGACGTTGATTGCAAAAAGAACAAGTGTGCAACAAGATGTTGATGTTGCAGAAAGGAACGGGGAGAAGATTAAAGCCGATGTCCTGGATTGGCGCCAGCGAGTGGAGAAGGTTGTCACTGAAAAGGAGAAGAAAGTGaaggatcttgaagtcaaagcgAAGACCAAGCGCTTCTTTGGCTTGTGTCCTAACATCAAGTCTCGCTACCAGCTTAGCAGGAAAGCTGAAGAAGCTGCTGCCACTTTTGATGAGCTTATCAAAGATTGCCAATTTGAGCGCGTGGGATACCATGATGTTCCTGGACCCATAGTCCATCCAGACTTTGAGGCATTTAAATCAAGAGAGGAGGTTTTCGATGATATCATGGAGTCACTGAAAGATGCAACAACAGGCATGATTGGAGTGTACGGGATGGCTGGTGTGGGCAAAACATCTCTGGTCAAAGAAGTTGAGAGACAACTCCATGAGGTTAAGTTATTCGATTCAGTAGTCAGGGCAATTGTATCTCGAATTCCTGACATTAAGGAAATCCAAGAGCAAATAGCATACTCATTGGGTTTGAAGCTTGAAGAAAACAGTCCGGTTGTAAGAGCCCGTAGATTGTGTGAAAGATTGAGGAAGGAGAAAAATGTTCTTATTATTTTGGATGATCTTTGGAAGAAACTGGATCTAGAGGAAGTCGGAATTCCATTTGGAAGTCGACACAAAGGATGCAAAATACTGTTGACCACAAGAGATCAAAATGTTCTAAGCAACGGGATGGATGCTACAAAGACCTTTGCAATTGGTGATTTAGAAAACGAAGAAGCTTGGGAGTTCTTTAGGAAGATTGCCGGGGACAGTTTTGAAAGTAACGAGGAGCTGCGATCTACAGCAATTAAGGTAGCCGAGAAATGTGCAAGATTATCACTCGCCCTTGCAACAGTTGCAAGGGCGTTGCGAAATAAACCTTTATTTGTTTGGAGGGATGCTTTACGACAACTACAGAGGCCTTACTTGGAAAAAAGCTCCAATGAGATATCTGCTGAGGTACATTCGGCTATTGAGCTGAGTATCAATCATTTACCGAGTGAAGACCTCAAGCAGATTTTCCTGCTTTGCAGTTTACTGCGTCGTGACACTAGGTTTGAAGACTTGTTGAGATATGCTCATGGTTTGGGTCTAATTAAAGGAGTCAACACCGTGAAAGCAGCACGAGATAGGCTGTTAAAAATGCTGAGTACTCTCAAAGAATCTTGTCTGTTGCTTGATAGTAAAAGTACCAATGAGGAGTACTTTGATGTGCATGATCTTACTTATATTGTAGCCAAATCAATGGCTTCAAAGGACAATCAAGTGCTTGCTTTAACAGAGGAGGATAATGATGAGGATGAGGATGCTGTAACAGATTGGCCAAATGGAGAGTCAATGAAAGAGTGCAACAAGATTATTTTGCAGCATCCTAGTATCAACAAGCTTCCTGACCAGTTGAATTGTCCacagctttttcttttctttttattaagcAATGATCTCTCCTTGACTTTGCCGGATAACTTCTTCAAGGAAGCAAAAAGTCTTCAAGTCTTAGATTTGACTCGCATGCATTTTTCTTCTTTACCTTCATCAATTGGTCTCCTAACTAGCCTCAGTACATTGTGCCTAGATTGCTGCAATTTGGGAGATAACCTAACCATTATTGGAGCTCTCAAGAACTTAAATGTGCTTAGCCTTGCTGGATCTGATATCAAAATTGTACCCAAGGATACTTGGCAGTTGTTGAAGCTAAAGTTGTTAGATGTAAGTGGTTGTACTAAAAACAATTTCAGCAGACGTGTTGCCAAGTTTGTCAAAATTAGAAGAATTATATATGGGTGGCACTTCTATTCAATGGGGACAACCCAATGCTAG